One genomic region from Glaciimonas sp. PAMC28666 encodes:
- a CDS encoding LysR family transcriptional regulator — translation MIGSLTLDQLRVLVTIADTGSFSAAGRKLGRVQSAISQTIGTLEDVQGVLLFDRIGHRPSLTETGRVLVEQARLVLASAARFEGVAMGTRSGLEPELVIAIDPLAPTAPLIESLSALSQTFPNLPVSFSTEGLGGSLRRLRSNPAAIGICLLLPSIPDDIAAYPLLRVGMHAVVASGHPLASLGRPATQTDLEPYVQLVLSDPINPAGESFGVASVKLWRFVDLGRRLDFLLGGFGWCRMPDHLVSPLIATGSLVALHIEHDPTPREGLTIYAAHQRSRTLGPAGRWLLDDLRRRLS, via the coding sequence TTGATTGGAAGTCTGACGCTTGATCAGTTACGTGTACTGGTAACGATTGCAGATACGGGCAGCTTTTCTGCCGCTGGCCGAAAACTTGGTCGCGTGCAATCTGCCATCAGCCAGACCATCGGGACGCTTGAGGATGTGCAAGGCGTGTTGCTGTTTGACCGCATTGGCCACCGCCCGAGCTTGACCGAGACGGGAAGGGTTTTAGTCGAGCAGGCGCGCTTGGTCCTGGCGAGCGCGGCTCGATTCGAGGGAGTGGCAATGGGGACGCGCTCTGGCTTGGAACCAGAGCTTGTCATTGCGATCGATCCTCTGGCACCTACGGCGCCATTAATCGAAAGCCTGTCCGCGCTGAGCCAAACTTTTCCAAATTTGCCAGTCAGCTTTTCGACAGAAGGTCTGGGCGGTTCATTGAGACGTTTGCGAAGTAATCCAGCCGCCATCGGGATCTGCTTATTGCTTCCTTCTATTCCAGACGACATTGCCGCCTATCCGCTGCTACGTGTCGGCATGCACGCTGTGGTGGCGTCAGGGCATCCGCTCGCTTCGCTAGGACGTCCGGCGACGCAGACCGATCTGGAGCCTTATGTCCAGCTGGTACTTTCAGACCCTATCAATCCCGCTGGTGAGAGCTTTGGGGTTGCGAGTGTAAAACTGTGGCGCTTCGTGGATCTCGGCCGCCGCCTGGACTTCCTGCTCGGCGGTTTCGGATGGTGCCGCATGCCCGACCATCTCGTGTCCCCATTAATTGCTACCGGGAGCCTGGTTGCGCTGCACATCGAGCACGATCCAACGCCCCGCGAGGGGCTGACGATTTATGCAGCGCATCAGCGTAGCCGCACGCTCGGGCCTGCGGGGCGATGGCTACTGGACGATCTCAGGCGGCGTCTTTCATAA
- a CDS encoding FMN-dependent NADH-azoreductase encodes MTKLLVIETSPRGKHSVSRNMTRRFVHDWLAAHSEGEVIERDLMDAGLQFVNAAWLQAYFTPAEQHSPEMANALQLSNELVAEVLAVDHIVIATPVYNYNVPAVLKAWIDHVVRKGLTLGFDGRGLVTGKKATVLIASGGIYLEGSPIQNRDIATQYLRLVLGVIGITDVTFVAGGGAKAVDLGEETMERFVEKLGAELERAASI; translated from the coding sequence ATGACTAAGCTTTTGGTAATCGAGACCAGCCCTCGTGGCAAGCACTCCGTGTCGCGCAACATGACGCGTCGCTTCGTCCACGATTGGCTTGCCGCCCATTCAGAGGGCGAAGTGATCGAACGCGACCTCATGGACGCCGGACTTCAATTTGTCAACGCTGCCTGGCTGCAGGCCTACTTCACCCCTGCGGAACAGCATTCTCCCGAGATGGCGAACGCGTTACAGCTCTCGAACGAACTCGTTGCGGAGGTGCTCGCCGTCGATCACATTGTTATTGCGACGCCTGTCTACAACTACAACGTGCCAGCAGTGCTCAAGGCATGGATCGACCACGTCGTTCGCAAGGGGTTGACGCTGGGCTTCGATGGACGGGGTCTTGTGACGGGAAAGAAGGCAACCGTATTGATCGCATCCGGCGGCATCTATCTCGAAGGATCGCCCATTCAGAATCGCGACATCGCAACCCAATATCTGCGCCTCGTACTTGGCGTAATCGGGATCACCGACGTAACATTCGTTGCCGGCGGTGGGGCTAAGGCGGTTGATTTAGGCGAGGAAACGATGGAACGCTTTGTGGAAAAGCTTGGCGCGGAGCTCGAACGGGCTGCGAGCATTTGA
- a CDS encoding sugar ABC transporter substrate-binding protein, whose amino-acid sequence MTLKHRIALAILTMAAGLTGAADQPVIGLITKTDTNPYFVKMKEGAQEAAKAKGVKLLTAAGKSDGDNAGQIAAIENMIAAGAKVILITPSDARAIVPTLKKARAQGVMVITLDSPTDPQTAADALFATDNFKAGVLIGEYAKAAFGDKPAKIATLDLFPGHPVGIQRHDGFLQGFGVKKGDASIVCMQDSYGDQAKGQTAMENCLQKNPEINLVYTINEPAAAGAYKALKAAGKEKSVMILSVDGGCDGVRNVKAGVIAATSQQYPLRMAALGVDAGAEYIKTGKKVSGYVDTGVMLITDKQQKNIESKDSAFGLNACWGKK is encoded by the coding sequence ATGACGTTAAAACATCGCATTGCTCTCGCTATATTGACGATGGCCGCAGGACTGACAGGGGCAGCAGACCAACCCGTAATTGGACTGATTACCAAGACTGATACCAACCCTTATTTCGTTAAAATGAAGGAGGGCGCGCAGGAGGCTGCCAAGGCCAAGGGGGTTAAATTGCTGACCGCCGCAGGTAAGTCCGACGGCGACAACGCTGGTCAGATCGCAGCCATTGAGAACATGATTGCCGCGGGCGCAAAAGTTATTCTGATTACGCCGAGCGACGCCAGAGCCATTGTTCCTACCCTGAAAAAAGCACGCGCCCAAGGTGTGATGGTGATTACCCTGGATAGTCCGACCGATCCCCAAACTGCGGCAGACGCCTTATTTGCCACGGACAATTTCAAGGCCGGTGTGCTGATTGGTGAATATGCCAAAGCAGCCTTTGGTGACAAACCGGCGAAGATCGCAACGCTGGATTTATTTCCCGGGCATCCTGTGGGCATCCAGCGCCACGACGGTTTTCTGCAAGGTTTCGGCGTGAAAAAAGGCGATGCAAGCATCGTCTGCATGCAGGATAGCTACGGCGACCAGGCCAAAGGCCAGACTGCTATGGAAAATTGCCTTCAAAAGAATCCTGAGATCAATCTGGTGTACACCATTAATGAGCCTGCCGCAGCGGGCGCTTACAAGGCGTTAAAGGCCGCCGGTAAAGAAAAAAGCGTGATGATCCTCTCGGTCGATGGCGGTTGCGACGGTGTGCGCAATGTGAAGGCGGGCGTGATTGCTGCAACTTCGCAGCAGTATCCATTGCGGATGGCCGCACTCGGGGTTGATGCGGGTGCCGAGTATATTAAAACCGGCAAAAAGGTCAGTGGTTACGTTGATACCGGCGTTATGCTGATCACGGATAAACAGCAAAAAAATATTGAAAGCAAAGATAGTGCGTTCGGTCTGAATGCTTGTTGGGGCAAGAAATAA